In Paenibacillus sonchi, the genomic stretch TCTGCTGAGCGATACGCCGCCCCTCAATCTCAATGATCCGGACTGGCGCATCTTCACCCGCAACCCAAATCAGCCGGCACAATATGTGGCTCCGGGAGCGAAGGTATCGGGCTGCATTATTAATGAAGGCTGCATTGTCCACGGAGAAGTGAAGCATTCGGTGCTCTTTTACGGTGTGGAAGTGGGTGAAGGCAGTGTGATTACGGACTCTGTCATTATGCCGAAGGTCAAGATCGGCAAGAACGTCAAGATTCACAAAGCCATCATCAGCGAGAATACGGTCATCGAGGATTATATGGAGATCGGAATAGAACGGGAGAATGAGGATGAAATTCTGCTGATCGACAATCGAAGCAAAAAACGCCAATCTGTTGCAGCCAAAACCATATAACCAGCAGAAGACAGGGGGATTCCGATGAAAGAACTCATGGGTGTCATCAATCTTGACCATGAACTGGACCAATTAAACGAGCTGACCTATTTCCGCTGCGGTGCAGCTGTGCCTTTTGCCAGCCGGTACCGGCTGATCGACTTCGTTCTCTCCAACATGATGCGTGCCGAGCTGGAAAGCGTAGGGCTGTTTGTCCGCCGAAAATACCGCTCGCTCATGGACCATCTCGGCGACGGCAAGTCGTGGGACATGAACCGCAAGCATGGCGGGTTGTTCATTTTACCGCCCGACTGGAATGATCCGACGGATACTTCCCTGGGTGATTTGCAGCATTATCACAACAATCTCGATTTCTTCAAGCGGGCTTCAGCCAAATATATCGTATTCTCAGGCAGCCAGCACATCAATACTGTAGACCTCCAGGAAGTGTATCAATATCACTTGGAGAAGGGTGCTGACGTCACGCTGGTGTACAAGAAGATTGAACAGCTTCAGCCGGAGCATGACCCGTGCCTGCGGCTTGAGGTCGATGAAGACCGCCATGTGACGGAGATCCATCAGGAGAAGGATCATCCCAATGTGTATCTGGATATTTTTATTATGGAGAAAAAACTGTTCCTGGAGCAGGTCGAATACTGCATTGCCCATGGGGAAAGCTACTTTTTCCGCGATGCCATCCAGAAGAACCGCCACAAGTTCAAAATCGCCGCTTATGAATATACAGGCTATCATGCCGTGATCAATTCGCTGGAGAGCTATTACAAGAACAGTCTGAACCTGCTGCAGCAGGATAATTATTTCGGGCTCTTCAAAGAGAACCCGGTCCAGACGAAGATAAAATATGAAGCCCCTACCCGCTATCTGGACAGCGCCGAGGTCAGCAACTCGCTGGTGGCCAATGGCTGCATCATCGCCGGTACCGTGGAGAACAGCGTGATTTTCCGGGGAGTCCAGATCCGTAAGGGGGCGCGCATCGTCAATTCTGTAATTATGCAGAAATGCGTGATTGAAGAGAATGCCGTGATCGAGAATGTTATTATGGATAAAGATGTGCATCTGAGCAAGGAACGGATACTTGTCGGGGACAGCAAACGTCCATTCGTGATTGCCAAGAGCAGTAAGATCTAAGCACAAGCCTGTCTACTAAAAAAGCATTTGTCAGGAGGAAACCGCTGTTGTTCAACGATAAAGAGACTTTTAAAGAAGTGTTCCGCAAGACACTCATCGGAAAACTGGGCAAGCCGCTGGAGGAAGCATCGAACGCCGACATCTACAATATTCTCGGCAACATGATCCGCGAAGATGTGGGGAAGAACTGGGCGGAGACCAACCAGAAGTTCAAGGCCGATAAGGATAAGCAGGTATACTATTTTTCCATGGAGTTTCTAATCGGCAGACTTCTCGGCAATAACCTCCTGAATATGGGCGTGCTTGAGGTTGTGCGTGACGGACTGGCAGAGCTGGGGTTCTCCCTCCGGGACGTGGAAGAGGAGGAAGCAGACGCGGGGCTTGGCAACGGCGGTCTGGGCCGTCTGGCTGCCTGCTTCCTGGATTCACTGGCTTCCCTGCAATATGCAGGGCACGGTTGTGGCATACGTTATAAATACGGCCTCTTCGAGCAGAAAATCGTTGACGGGTATCAGGTGGAGCTGCCCGATTACTGGCTGCAGAATGATAACGTATGGGAAGTAAGACGGGAAGACAAACAGGTGGAGGTGCGGTTCTGGGGGCATGTCGAGACGGACGAAGTGAACGGCGAGCTGGTCTTCGAGCATAAAGACTATGAGGCCGTGCGCGCAGTCCCTTATGATGTCCCGATCATCGGAGCAGACCGCAGACATGTGAACACCCTGCGCAACTGGAGCGCAGAGTCCATCACCCAGCCTTCGCGGATGTTTGGCTCGCTGGCCGGAAGTGACTACCACAAATTTCTGGAATATAAGCGCTCGGTGGAATCGATCTCGGAGTTCCTCTATCCGGATGATTCGCAGTATGAAGGCAAGCTGCTCCGCCTGAAGCAGCAGTACTTCCTGTGCAGCGCCGGGGTGCAGAGCATTCTGCGGACCTTCAGCAAGACAGGGCTGGGCATTGAATCTCTGCCTGACAAAGTAGCTCTGCATATCAACGACACGCATCCCACACTGGTCATTCCGGAGCTGATGCGGATACTGATGGATGTGAACGGACTTGGCTGGGATCAGGCCTGGAGCATGACCACCCGGATGGTCTCCTACACCAACCACACCATTCTCAGCGAAGCGCTGGAGAAATGGCCGATCGGCATGGTGCGGGAGCTCCTGCCGCGCATCTTCCTCATTATCGAGGAGATCAATGCCCGCTTCTGCGGCGAGCTGATGAGCAAATATCCGGGGGATCAGAACCGGATTAATCAAATGGCGATCATTCATGATGACCAGGTGCGCATGGCCCATCTGGCCATTGTAGCCAGCCACAGCGTGAACGGTGTGGCTGCGCTGCATACGGAAATTCTGCAGAAGCGCGAAATGCGCCTCTTCAATGAGATGTACCCGCACCGCTTCAACAACAAAACGAACGGCATCACCCACCGGCGGTGGCTGCTTCATGCCAACCCTGAGCTGGCCGGACTGATCAATGAATCCATCGGCACACGCTGGGTTCATCATCCGCAGGAGATGATCGGCCTGATCAAATACAGCGAGGATGCTTCCTTCCAGCAGCAGGTGGCCGGCATTAAACGGCGTAATAAGCAGCGTCTGGCCGAGTACATCTTCAGCAAGCACGGGATTCAGGTAGATCCCGACTCGATCTTTGATGTGCAGGTAAAACGTCTGCATGCCTACAAGCGCCAGCTGCTGAATGTGCTCCATATTATGCACCTGTACAATCAGCTTAAGGATAACCCTTCCATGGATATGGTGCCGCGCACCTTTATCTTCGGAGCCAAGGCAGCGCCAAGCTATCACCTGGCGAAGCGGATCATCAAGCTGATCAACACTGTGGCCGATGTTGTCAACAAAGATCCGGAGATCAAGGGCAAAATCCGCATCTTTTTCCTCGAAAATTATTCGGTATCCCTGGCGGAGAAGATTATTCCGGCTGCCGACGTCAGCGAGCAGATCTCTACAGCCAGCAAGGAGGCCTCCGGCACCGGCAACATGAAATTCATGATGAACGGTGCGCTGACCATCGGAACGATGGATGGAGCCAATGTGGAGATGCATGAGATGGTCGGGGATAACAACATGTTCCTGTTTGGCTTGCGTGCCGAGCAGGTTATGGATTATTACCAGTACGGGGGCTATCATGCACGTGATATTTACAACGGGGACGGCCGTGTAAAGGAAGTACTGGACCAACTGGTTACGCCGGGTCCCATCTGCTGCAATACCCAGGAATTCGATACGCTGTACCAGTCGCTGATTGACAATAATGACGAGTTCTTCGTACTTAAGGATTTCGCTTCTTATGTCGAGACCCATGTCAATATTGACCTGGCCTACCGTAACCAGAAGGAATGGCTGAAGAAGTCCATCATTAATATCGGGCATTCCGGCAAGTTCTCCAGCGACAATACCATTGCCCGCTATGCATCCGAAATCTGGAACATTAGTCCGGTGCAGCTGTAGGCGGAACCTCCGGGGATCAGGGGGAAGGACTTGTCCCGCCACACGGCACCCAAAAAGGCCTTCACCAGCGCAGATGATTCTGAGCGGTGAAGGCCTTTTGCCTGTTCGGAAAAGGAGTCAGCGGATAACTTCGGCAACCATTCCGGCGAACCTTTCCAGGAAACGCCGTTCTTCATCATCGAAGCGGTGCTTGATCGGGCTGTCGATATCGAGTACACCCAGCAGGCGGTCGCCTTGGACCAGCGGGACGACGATTTCGCTATTGGAAGCCTCGTCACAGGCAATATGTCCAGGGAAGGCATGCACATCGCCGACGACCAGTGTGCGGCGCTCGCTTGCGGCTGTGCCGCAGACGCCTTTGCCCAGCGGGATCCGGATACATGCGGGCAGGCCCTGAAAGGGGCCGAGCACCAGTTCCTTGCCGTCGAATAAGTCGAAGCCGGCCCAATTGGTATCCGGCAGAGAGAATTTGAGGAGTGCGGAGGCGTTGGCCAGATTGGCAATGGCATTCGGCTCGCCTTCCATCAGTGCGCCGAGCTGGCTTAGAACGGATTCGTACCGCTCGCTGCGTGTGCCGTCATAGGGCATGGCTTGAAACATGAAGCATCACCTTCCTGTACGATAAGTCAGCATAAATCCATAACTGTAACTAACAACATAGTACAGCCCGGCGGGATACGTCAAGCATTCCGGGGATTTTAACAGAATGTATAAATTTTACACCGGCAGTTTGGGGACACTACCCTGCTTATCTGGCAGATTTGGATCATGTTTCCGAAATCTCTCCACAGGGTAATGCTGTTATAAATACCTAAGGCTTCAGGCCGGAAGGAGTGGAATATGCGCGCCGATGTACAAAACTTGTTCATAGGAATCCACATGCTGTACCATGCACATGAGAAGGACCTGACACTGACAGAGATGCTGCCGGAGCTGGAGAATCTGGGATACCGGGTGGCGGAACGCGAAGTGAAGCAGGAGCTGGAACGGCTCTCTCAGGAGAATTTCCTGACTGCCCATGGAGAGGCATACAGCCTTACCGGCACGGGAATTGAGGAGTTCAAGGCTATCCAGGACAAGCTTAAGGTGCTGTGCACCGAGGTGTTGAAACCAGTCAAGGCAGCGGGAGCTTCGGGATAACGCCGGGGCTGCGTCAGAATAAGACAGCGTCTGTACCGGGTGGCGATCATGGCCTCTTGGCAGGCGCTATTTTTATGCAGACAGAAAGCGGGCACACTTCACCTCAGAGAAAGGCTTTCATTTGATGTATACTAAGAAGGTTGAAGGAGGACGATCGCTGTGTATGTATCTGGTGGAGTAATTCCGGACCTGCCGGGAAAAAAAGTAAAACTGCGTGCGCTGGAAGCGGGTCATGCGGCTGCGCTGTACTCCGTCTGGTCCCATCCGCAGGTTAACCGCTGGCTGGCTGCGCCGCTGCTGTCTTCACCGCAGGAAGCTGAACAGCTGATCGCCGTTCTCCTGCAAATGTC encodes the following:
- the glgD gene encoding glucose-1-phosphate adenylyltransferase subunit GlgD, whose product is MKELMGVINLDHELDQLNELTYFRCGAAVPFASRYRLIDFVLSNMMRAELESVGLFVRRKYRSLMDHLGDGKSWDMNRKHGGLFILPPDWNDPTDTSLGDLQHYHNNLDFFKRASAKYIVFSGSQHINTVDLQEVYQYHLEKGADVTLVYKKIEQLQPEHDPCLRLEVDEDRHVTEIHQEKDHPNVYLDIFIMEKKLFLEQVEYCIAHGESYFFRDAIQKNRHKFKIAAYEYTGYHAVINSLESYYKNSLNLLQQDNYFGLFKENPVQTKIKYEAPTRYLDSAEVSNSLVANGCIIAGTVENSVIFRGVQIRKGARIVNSVIMQKCVIEENAVIENVIMDKDVHLSKERILVGDSKRPFVIAKSSKI
- a CDS encoding glycogen/starch/alpha-glucan phosphorylase, with product MFNDKETFKEVFRKTLIGKLGKPLEEASNADIYNILGNMIREDVGKNWAETNQKFKADKDKQVYYFSMEFLIGRLLGNNLLNMGVLEVVRDGLAELGFSLRDVEEEEADAGLGNGGLGRLAACFLDSLASLQYAGHGCGIRYKYGLFEQKIVDGYQVELPDYWLQNDNVWEVRREDKQVEVRFWGHVETDEVNGELVFEHKDYEAVRAVPYDVPIIGADRRHVNTLRNWSAESITQPSRMFGSLAGSDYHKFLEYKRSVESISEFLYPDDSQYEGKLLRLKQQYFLCSAGVQSILRTFSKTGLGIESLPDKVALHINDTHPTLVIPELMRILMDVNGLGWDQAWSMTTRMVSYTNHTILSEALEKWPIGMVRELLPRIFLIIEEINARFCGELMSKYPGDQNRINQMAIIHDDQVRMAHLAIVASHSVNGVAALHTEILQKREMRLFNEMYPHRFNNKTNGITHRRWLLHANPELAGLINESIGTRWVHHPQEMIGLIKYSEDASFQQQVAGIKRRNKQRLAEYIFSKHGIQVDPDSIFDVQVKRLHAYKRQLLNVLHIMHLYNQLKDNPSMDMVPRTFIFGAKAAPSYHLAKRIIKLINTVADVVNKDPEIKGKIRIFFLENYSVSLAEKIIPAADVSEQISTASKEASGTGNMKFMMNGALTIGTMDGANVEMHEMVGDNNMFLFGLRAEQVMDYYQYGGYHARDIYNGDGRVKEVLDQLVTPGPICCNTQEFDTLYQSLIDNNDEFFVLKDFASYVETHVNIDLAYRNQKEWLKKSIINIGHSGKFSSDNTIARYASEIWNISPVQL
- a CDS encoding GAF domain-containing protein, which encodes MFQAMPYDGTRSERYESVLSQLGALMEGEPNAIANLANASALLKFSLPDTNWAGFDLFDGKELVLGPFQGLPACIRIPLGKGVCGTAASERRTLVVGDVHAFPGHIACDEASNSEIVVPLVQGDRLLGVLDIDSPIKHRFDDEERRFLERFAGMVAEVIR